A genomic region of Alicyclobacillus sp. SO9 contains the following coding sequences:
- a CDS encoding aromatic-ring-hydroxylating dioxygenase subunit beta produces the protein MSGIREDVAEFFYREAALLDNRRLDEWLELLDDNLVYRMPLRVTLDKASGEDIVESMTFLDETKGSIRTRVNRLNTTSAWAEDPPSRTRHMITNVLIEEEREKEVVAVSYFLLLRSRRDKTAEQLFGTRRDVLVKRGNGWRIKERTVYPDESVLHLPNLTTFI, from the coding sequence ATGAGTGGTATACGGGAAGATGTAGCGGAGTTTTTCTACCGTGAAGCTGCCCTTCTGGATAATCGACGGTTGGATGAATGGCTCGAATTGTTAGATGACAACCTCGTGTATCGAATGCCGTTACGGGTGACCCTCGACAAGGCTTCTGGAGAGGACATTGTTGAGAGTATGACTTTTCTCGATGAGACGAAGGGGAGTATAAGGACGCGTGTCAATCGGTTGAATACAACATCGGCTTGGGCAGAAGACCCGCCGTCGAGGACCAGGCACATGATAACGAATGTACTTATTGAAGAGGAACGGGAGAAGGAGGTGGTGGCGGTCAGTTACTTTCTGCTCCTCCGCAGTCGGAGAGATAAAACAGCCGAGCAGTTGTTTGGTACGAGGCGGGATGTCCTTGTAAAGCGCGGCAATGGATGGAGAATCAAAGAGAGAACGGTTTATCCGGATGAATCTGTGCTTCATTTACCCAATTTAACTACTTTCATCTAG
- a CDS encoding aromatic ring-hydroxylating dioxygenase subunit alpha: MVKRVLDQEVLREVKEKIQRGVLPQWAFANEDIYERELAHIYAKTWNFIGHESEIENPGDYITRWIVHDPVLLLRDSEGRIQAYLNSCSHRGTQLCSADFGSNKTFTCPYHGWTFNLSGELIGIVAGNQVYGEELDRSEWSLRKIPRVDSYQGMIFASLNPDVEPLEDFLGEMRWYFDIMLGRSDNGLEVRGVPHRWRVATNWKISSDNFGGDPYHTAMTHRSTVELGISPKDPLFASYGHQIVLKNGHGVNMITTKDGTTQNPYQGLPEEMWPMFARNLNEDQLDIFYRTVVIVGSCFPNLSFVSPMHGTGGPDEPLTSFVNFRVWRPLGPDEIEVWSWCLVDKDAPEVFKEASYKSYIGSFGPAGTLEQDDTEIWTRVVDASKGFMAQDKDVHYNNVLNYLMGLDRVTPDKDWPGPGTAYPTCYLDAISRSFYEHWVDLLID; encoded by the coding sequence TTGGTCAAACGCGTACTCGACCAAGAAGTATTGCGTGAAGTTAAAGAGAAAATTCAAAGAGGTGTTTTACCACAGTGGGCCTTTGCAAATGAAGATATCTATGAAAGGGAACTAGCACATATTTATGCGAAGACTTGGAACTTCATTGGACATGAATCAGAGATTGAGAATCCGGGAGATTATATAACCCGATGGATTGTGCACGATCCCGTTCTTTTACTACGCGACAGTGAAGGCCGCATCCAAGCATACCTGAACTCCTGTTCACATCGCGGTACGCAGCTTTGCAGTGCGGATTTTGGGAGCAACAAGACATTTACGTGTCCGTACCACGGCTGGACCTTTAACCTCAGTGGAGAACTGATTGGCATTGTCGCTGGAAATCAGGTCTATGGCGAGGAATTAGACCGGAGTGAGTGGTCCCTTCGTAAGATTCCAAGAGTGGACAGTTACCAGGGGATGATTTTTGCTTCTTTGAATCCCGACGTGGAACCCTTAGAGGACTTTTTGGGCGAGATGCGCTGGTATTTCGATATTATGTTGGGTCGCAGTGACAATGGATTGGAAGTGAGGGGAGTACCTCATCGTTGGCGGGTTGCGACCAATTGGAAAATAAGTTCAGACAATTTTGGCGGTGACCCGTATCATACTGCCATGACCCATCGGTCTACGGTGGAACTTGGAATCAGCCCCAAGGACCCTTTGTTTGCCAGCTACGGACACCAGATAGTTTTGAAGAACGGACACGGTGTCAACATGATTACGACGAAGGATGGAACCACGCAAAACCCGTACCAGGGTTTACCAGAAGAAATGTGGCCCATGTTTGCGCGGAATCTGAACGAAGACCAACTGGATATTTTCTATAGAACTGTCGTTATTGTTGGCAGTTGCTTTCCAAATCTGTCTTTTGTCAGCCCTATGCATGGTACGGGAGGTCCGGATGAACCGCTCACCAGCTTTGTGAATTTTCGAGTCTGGCGCCCCCTGGGACCAGATGAAATTGAGGTGTGGTCCTGGTGCTTGGTGGACAAAGATGCACCAGAAGTGTTTAAGGAGGCGTCCTACAAGAGCTACATTGGCTCATTCGGACCAGCTGGAACATTGGAGCAGGATGATACGGAAATTTGGACACGAGTGGTGGATGCCAGCAAAGGATTTATGGCTCAGGATAAGGATGTGCACTACAACAACGTGTTGAACTACTTGATGGGACTGGACAGGGTGACTCCGGATAAGGACTGGCCCGGGCCGGGTACAGCCTATCCCACATGCTATTTGGATGCAATTTCGAGATCGTTCTATGAACACTGGGTCGACTTATTAATAGACTGA